DNA sequence from the Hyalangium minutum genome:
TTCACTGTGAGGGCCTCCTGACGACGGCAATTCTCTGAATCAGAGAATTAGCGATTAAAATGGTGAAATAGAATTCTTCTATTGTCAAAGAACTCCTGAAATACCGGTTCAGAATTCTTTTCCGAAGGTGAACAGATCACCGCCCTCTTCGCGCGGAGGTGAGTCCGCAACGGAGCGCTACCCACCTGTGCTTTTGTTTACGGTGCGCCCACGCCTTCGCTCGACACGTCCATCCGATCGAACGCGCGGCCGAGGGCCATGACACCCAGGCCTACTTCGAGCGACACCCCCGCCGCAGCGACGAGCCCCGCGCACGGCAGCGCCCAAACACCCAGCACGCCATAGAGCGCGAAGCCCACCAGCGCGGCGACGATGGCTGCAGGCAACAGCCCGCCCATCACCACCACGAGGGCACCTGCGAGCGTCAACAGCCGCTGGCCCAGTGCCTCGATGCCGCGGGCCCGCTCGCCATCAGCGGGGAGCCACGCGGGGAAGAGCACCACGGCGGCGTTCTGGACGAACACACCGCCAATGGCGAGCGCGGGCAGCAACGGCGCCAACCCCAGTGCCCCGGCCACCCACAGCTCGGCCCCCCACGGGCCGGGAGCCCCCACGGCCATGGCCACGGCCAGCAGGAGCAGCACGAGCTGCATGATGGCCAGCAGCACCCCCGGGGCCAGCATCTCGGCGGCGACCACCTGCCTTCCCGTCAACGGGAGCGCCCGGAGCAGATCCAGCTTGGGCAGATCCAGGCGGAGATCCGAGCGCATGGAGACGGGGCCGAACACGGTGAGCATGCCCGCGAACGTCAGGTAGACGCCCGCCATCACCTGCCGCGTCTGGGAGAGCGCGGCGGGAGCGAACACGGCGACGCCCAGGGGCACGGCGAGCCCCAGCAGCGCCAGCACGAGCAGCACCTCGGGCCCGGCGATGCGACGCGCGGCGATGAGGTTCTTCCACAGCAGCGCCACCTCGGGCCGTCCGGAGGCGCTCAGGCGGAAGAAGGGCTTGCGCAGGACGATGTGCCCCACCCGGGCCACCCGCTGGCTGCGCCGCCGCGCCGTCTCCTCGGCCCGCACCACCACCGCCTCCTCGAAGGGGACGATGAGCACGGTGATCCAGAGGTAGTGGACCGCGAGCAGCCCCAGCACGATCGGCATCGAGCGGAGGAAGGCCCCCACCCCCTCCGCCAGAGCGGGCGCCACCAGGACGCGCCCCGGCCACAGGGCCACCTGGAGCGCCGGGTGCGAGACGAGCGCGAAGAGCCACTCCCGGGAAGGCGCCTGGCCCTCGGGGCCCACCGGGAAGGGGTTCTCCTGGAACGCCGAGTACCCGGCCCACCCCAGGGCCGCGAACAGCACGAGGAGCACGGCCCACCGCAGCACCGTGCCCCACCCTCCGAGCCGGGCCAGCCGCGTGCGAACGAACGAGGCCGCGGTGACGTGCAGGTTCACGGTGACGAACGCGAGCACGGAGCCCAGGAAGAACAGCACCAGGTGCGGGGTGACGGCCCGCCCGATGAAGATCGTGGTGAAGACAGAGCTGACCCCGGCGCCCATCACCCCGCGGGCCAGCTTGTAGTGCAGCAGCCCGCGCCGGCTGATGGGTGCGGCGAACAGCTGCTGCACCTCCGTCTCCGTGAACGCGAGCGACGGCCGGTCCTGCCCGAGGATCCAAGCGGCGGCCAGCGACACCATCACCATGGTGCCCAGCGACAGCTCGGCCAGGGCGCGCGCGCTGGGGGGCAGCGACTCCACGGAGCGCGAGTAGCTCAGCCGCCGGACCACCATCATATAAAGGTAGGCACCGCCGACGATGAGCCCCGCCAGGTACTTCGGCTGGCGCATGCGCTCCAGCTGCTTGCGCACGCGGTTGCGCAGCGAGGCCCACCACAGGAACGCCACCGCGCGCGGGAAGCTCATGAGGCGGGAGGCTCCGGCCTCTCCTCGCTCCCGGCGCTGGTGATGCGCACGAAGATCTCCTCCAGCGAGGCGTTGCCGCCCTCCAGCCCGCTCAGCTGCGCGCGGATCTCCGCCAGGGTGCCGAGCGCCACCGCGCGGCCTCCGGAGATGACGAGGATGCGGTGGCACAGCTCCTCCACCAACGGCAGCAGGTGCGAGGAGAGCACCAGCGCCGCCCCCTGCTCCGCCCGCTTCCGCAGCGAGGCCTTCATCCTCCGGATGCCGATGGGGTCCAAGCCCGTGAGGGGCTCGTCCAGGAGAATGAGCCGCGGGTCATGCAGGAAGCCGCAGGCGATGGAGAGCTTCTGCTTCATGCCGCGCGACAGCTCTCCCGGCAGCGCCTTCTCCTTGTTCCCCAGCTCCATCTCCGCGAGCAGCGCGCGCGCCTTGTCCTCCCACTGCTCCACGCCATAGAGGCGGGCCACGAAGTTCAGGTGCTCCCAGACGGTGAGGTACTCGAAGAGGCGCGGCTCGTCCGGCAGGAACGCCAGCGCTTGCTTCGCCTTCACGGGCTCGTGCGCCACGTCATGGCCCACCACGGCGACCTTCCCCGAGGACACGGGGAGGATGCCCGCGAGGCACCTCAGGGTGGACGTCTTTCCCGCACCGTTGGGGCCCACCAGCCCCAGCACCTCGCCGGGCGCCACCTGGAAGGTCAGCCCCTGCACGGCCTTCACCGCGCCGTAGGTCTTCTCCAGGGACACCACCTCCAGCACGGGCGTCCCGGTTCCAGGTTCCACTGTCGTCTCGGGAGGAAGCACCTCGGCTCCGGCTCAGTGCAGGTTCAGCAGCCCCTTCACCGTATCGAGCACGACCTTGGCTTGCACGGGTTTGACGAGGTAGGCGCTTGCCCCGAGCGCCAGGGCCCGGTCGCGGTCCGCCGTGGCCCCCTCGGTGGTGATGACCACGATGGGGACGTCCTTGTGGATCGGATCCTGCCGGATGTGGCTGATCAGCTTGAGCCCATCCATCAGCGGCATGTTGATGTCGGTGAGGACCAGGTCGAACTGGCCCTGGGTGAACTTCTTCAGGCCGTCGGCACCGTCCGCGGCCTCGACGCAGACGACTCCGCCCAGCCGCTGCAGGGCATACATGATGCTGCGCCGCATGGCCTGGGAGTCGTCTACCACCAGCGCCCGGATCTGCGTCATGGCTGGGAAGATACCACCGCCGTCCAGAAAACGGCCGGATTCGCCGCCGCCTACCGCCGGCGCCGGGCCAGCGTCAGCAGCGCGGGGCCGATCTCCCCCAGCGGCAGCACCCGCTTCACCACTCCGGTGGAGATGGCCTCCTGGGGCATGCCGAAGACGACGGCCGTCTCCTCGGACTCGGCCCAGACCTCGCCGCCCACGTGGTGCACGTCCTTTGCCCCCGCCGCCCCGTCCGAGCCCATGCCCGTGAGCACCACCGCCAGGGACTTGTGCCCCAGCGCCTTGGACACGCTGGTGAAGAGCCGGTCCACCGACGGCACGTACCGGTCCTTCGCGGCGACCTCGGGCGTCTTCAGCACCAGGTGACCGGCCTGCTCCACCAGCAGCATGTGGCGCCCGCCCGGAGCGATGAAGACGTGGCCAGGGGCCAGACGGTCTCCCTCCTTCGCCTCCGAGACGTGGAACGGGCCAATGCTGTCCAGCCGGTCCGCGAACGCCTTGGTGAACTGGGAGGGCATGTGCTGGCAGACCAGCACGCAGAAGGTGGGCTCGGCCGCGAGCGCCTCCAGGAGCCGCTGCACCGCCGGAGGCCCACCCGTGGACGCGCCCACGGCCACGATGAAGGGGGGCGCCTCGATGGGCTCGCGCTCCCGAGGCAGCCGCGTGGGAAGCCGCCTCGCCCCACCCCCCCGGCGCACCAGCCGCGCCGCGCGGACCTTCTCCAGCAGCTCCGTGCGCAGTTCCTCGAGCGCCTGCGGCGTCGGCTTGGCCGGCCGGGCGATGAAGTCGAAGGCCCCCAGTTCCAGCGCCTTGAAGACGTCCGCCTTGTGGGTATGGCTGGAGATGACGATGGCCGGCGTGGGAGCGGCGCTCCGCAGCAGCCGCAGGAAGGTGTACCCGCCCATGCGGGGCATCTCCAGGTCCACCGTCACCACGTCGGGGCGCAGGTCCACCACCTTGCGCAGCCCCTCCTCACCGTCCAGCGCCCAGTCCAGCACCTGGACATCCGGCTCGGACTCCAGCAGCTGCTTGATGGTCCTCCGGTTGTGCGCCGAATCGTCGATGACGAGCACCGTGGTGGGAGGGCGCGTCGTCATAGCGTGCCCCTCGGGAGCAGCGGGGGCTTGCGGTACGCCAGGTCGCCTTGCAGGTGCACCAGCTCGAAGTCCGCGCCCAGGTTGAGCAGGTTCTCCGAGTGGCCCAGCAGCAGATAGCCCCCAGGCACGAGCCGGTCATGGAAGACCTGAAGCACGCGGCGCCGTGCCGGAAGATCGAAGTAGATCATCACGTTGCGGCAGAACACGGCGTCCACCTTCGGCATCTGGCGGCAGGCCTCCTCGTCCAGCAAGTTGAGCTGCTCGAAGGTCACCCAGGAGCGCACGTCGTCCTTCACCCGGACCTTGTTGGCCCCGAGCGGGAGGAAGAAGCGCGCCACGTGCTCGGGCGAGGTGGCTCGCAGCGAGGACGGGCCGTACTCGCCCCGGCGGGCCGTGGTCAGCACCCGGCGGGAGATGTCCGTGCCGTAGACGAGGACATCCCAGCCCTCGAAGCGGCGGCTCTGCTGCAGGAGCATCGCGATGGTGAAGGCCTCCTCTCC
Encoded proteins:
- a CDS encoding putative ABC exporter domain-containing protein codes for the protein MSFPRAVAFLWWASLRNRVRKQLERMRQPKYLAGLIVGGAYLYMMVVRRLSYSRSVESLPPSARALAELSLGTMVMVSLAAAWILGQDRPSLAFTETEVQQLFAAPISRRGLLHYKLARGVMGAGVSSVFTTIFIGRAVTPHLVLFFLGSVLAFVTVNLHVTAASFVRTRLARLGGWGTVLRWAVLLVLFAALGWAGYSAFQENPFPVGPEGQAPSREWLFALVSHPALQVALWPGRVLVAPALAEGVGAFLRSMPIVLGLLAVHYLWITVLIVPFEEAVVVRAEETARRRSQRVARVGHIVLRKPFFRLSASGRPEVALLWKNLIAARRIAGPEVLLVLALLGLAVPLGVAVFAPAALSQTRQVMAGVYLTFAGMLTVFGPVSMRSDLRLDLPKLDLLRALPLTGRQVVAAEMLAPGVLLAIMQLVLLLLAVAMAVGAPGPWGAELWVAGALGLAPLLPALAIGGVFVQNAAVVLFPAWLPADGERARGIEALGQRLLTLAGALVVVMGGLLPAAIVAALVGFALYGVLGVWALPCAGLVAAAGVSLEVGLGVMALGRAFDRMDVSSEGVGAP
- a CDS encoding ABC transporter ATP-binding protein, which codes for MEPGTGTPVLEVVSLEKTYGAVKAVQGLTFQVAPGEVLGLVGPNGAGKTSTLRCLAGILPVSSGKVAVVGHDVAHEPVKAKQALAFLPDEPRLFEYLTVWEHLNFVARLYGVEQWEDKARALLAEMELGNKEKALPGELSRGMKQKLSIACGFLHDPRLILLDEPLTGLDPIGIRRMKASLRKRAEQGAALVLSSHLLPLVEELCHRILVISGGRAVALGTLAEIRAQLSGLEGGNASLEEIFVRITSAGSEERPEPPAS
- a CDS encoding response regulator — protein: MTQIRALVVDDSQAMRRSIMYALQRLGGVVCVEAADGADGLKKFTQGQFDLVLTDINMPLMDGLKLISHIRQDPIHKDVPIVVITTEGATADRDRALALGASAYLVKPVQAKVVLDTVKGLLNLH
- the cheB gene encoding chemotaxis-specific protein-glutamate methyltransferase CheB, with amino-acid sequence MTTRPPTTVLVIDDSAHNRRTIKQLLESEPDVQVLDWALDGEEGLRKVVDLRPDVVTVDLEMPRMGGYTFLRLLRSAAPTPAIVISSHTHKADVFKALELGAFDFIARPAKPTPQALEELRTELLEKVRAARLVRRGGGARRLPTRLPREREPIEAPPFIVAVGASTGGPPAVQRLLEALAAEPTFCVLVCQHMPSQFTKAFADRLDSIGPFHVSEAKEGDRLAPGHVFIAPGGRHMLLVEQAGHLVLKTPEVAAKDRYVPSVDRLFTSVSKALGHKSLAVVLTGMGSDGAAGAKDVHHVGGEVWAESEETAVVFGMPQEAISTGVVKRVLPLGEIGPALLTLARRRR
- a CDS encoding CheR family methyltransferase translates to MSAEEFRLLRDHVYSHCGILVREDMKFVMERRLWPRLEALGLRDFAGYHRYLRYDAQRRVELEAAVEALTTHETYFFREPGQLQAFTDELLPALQQRNGALKRLRIWSAGCSTGEEAFTIAMLLQQSRRFEGWDVLVYGTDISRRVLTTARRGEYGPSSLRATSPEHVARFFLPLGANKVRVKDDVRSWVTFEQLNLLDEEACRQMPKVDAVFCRNVMIYFDLPARRRVLQVFHDRLVPGGYLLLGHSENLLNLGADFELVHLQGDLAYRKPPLLPRGTL